A genomic window from Providencia alcalifaciens includes:
- a CDS encoding GNAT family acetyltransferase codes for MEIRIFRQNDYEEVLTLWERCQLNEISGDPELDIERKLQCGADLFLVAEVSGEVVGTIMGGYDGIRGTAVYLAVHPEFRGRGIANALVSRLEKKLIARGCGRIEFLVSEESDSAICMFEKMLYEEEQAERLIYSKRLTHEVDF; via the coding sequence ATGGAAATACGCATATTTCGCCAAAATGATTATGAAGAGGTGCTTACATTGTGGGAACGCTGTCAATTGAATGAAATTTCAGGTGATCCTGAATTAGATATTGAGCGTAAACTACAATGCGGCGCCGATCTTTTCCTTGTAGCCGAGGTCTCGGGTGAAGTGGTCGGAACTATTATGGGGGGCTATGATGGAATTCGTGGCACCGCCGTGTATTTAGCCGTTCATCCTGAATTTCGCGGGCGCGGTATTGCTAATGCGTTAGTGAGTCGTTTAGAGAAAAAATTGATTGCCCGTGGCTGTGGTAGAATCGAATTTTTGGTCAGCGAAGAGTCTGATTCGGCAATCTGTATGTTTGAAAAAATGTTATATGAAGAAGAGCAAGCTGAGCGTTTGATCTATTCGAAAAGATTGACTCACGAAGTGGATTTCTAA
- a CDS encoding type II toxin-antitoxin system HicA family toxin, whose product MKSSELINMLENNGWKLERVKGSHHQFSHPDFSIVITVPHPRKDLKIGTLNQILKAAKLKH is encoded by the coding sequence TTGAAAAGTTCGGAGCTGATAAATATGTTAGAAAATAATGGATGGAAATTAGAGCGAGTTAAAGGGAGTCATCACCAATTTTCTCATCCAGACTTTTCAATTGTTATCACAGTCCCGCATCCTCGAAAGGATTTAAAGATAGGCACACTGAATCAAATCCTTAAAGCGGCTAAACTGAAACATTAA
- a CDS encoding sulfate ABC transporter substrate-binding protein has translation MKKSILKNTSLASLAMFSLLSSASLTAAELLNSSYDISRELFAALNPEFEKQWAKENPNDPLTIKQSHAGSSKQALAILQGLKADVVTFNQVTDVQILHDKGQLIPADWQARLPNNSSPYYSTMAFLVRKGNPKGIKTWDDLARSDVKLVFPNPKTSGNGRYTYLGAWGAFNQENGKDSGKTREKMQQFLKNVEVFDTGGRGATTSFIERGLGDVLISFESEVNNIRSQYGESDYEVIVPPVDILAEFPVAWVDKNVQKNGTEKTAKAYLNYLYTPEAQNIITRFNYRVNDKQVMEANKSKFPSTQLFTVESQFGNWNNVMNDHFSTGGEFDQLMEQGRR, from the coding sequence ATGAAAAAATCAATTTTAAAAAATACAAGTTTAGCGAGTTTGGCGATGTTCTCGTTACTGAGTAGTGCATCCCTGACAGCAGCTGAATTACTGAATAGTTCCTATGATATTTCAAGAGAGCTATTTGCGGCGTTAAACCCTGAATTTGAAAAACAGTGGGCGAAGGAAAACCCCAATGATCCACTAACAATCAAGCAGTCTCATGCGGGTTCATCGAAGCAAGCGCTGGCCATTTTACAAGGGTTAAAAGCGGATGTGGTGACGTTTAACCAAGTGACCGATGTGCAAATTCTCCATGATAAGGGGCAGTTAATCCCTGCGGATTGGCAAGCGCGTTTACCAAATAATAGCTCGCCTTATTATTCGACGATGGCGTTTTTAGTTCGTAAGGGTAATCCGAAAGGCATTAAAACGTGGGATGACCTCGCACGCAGTGATGTGAAACTGGTGTTCCCAAATCCCAAAACGTCGGGAAATGGTCGCTATACCTACCTAGGCGCATGGGGCGCATTTAACCAAGAAAATGGTAAAGATAGCGGAAAAACGCGCGAAAAAATGCAGCAATTCCTGAAAAATGTCGAAGTGTTTGATACGGGCGGCCGCGGTGCAACAACCTCATTTATCGAGCGAGGATTAGGGGATGTTTTAATTAGCTTTGAGTCTGAAGTGAACAACATCCGTAGCCAATACGGTGAGTCAGACTACGAAGTGATCGTGCCTCCAGTTGATATTTTGGCGGAATTCCCTGTCGCATGGGTAGACAAAAATGTGCAAAAAAATGGCACAGAAAAAACGGCAAAGGCCTACTTGAATTACCTCTACACACCAGAGGCACAAAATATTATTACTCGCTTTAATTATCGCGTGAATGACAAGCAGGTGATGGAAGCGAATAAGAGTAAGTTCCCGTCGACTCAGCTGTTTACGGTGGAATCACAATTTGGTAATT
- a CDS encoding Dyp-type peroxidase, whose protein sequence is MSHSQSGILKEHSRFGIFIEAMVIGSLEEVKSGCKIFVDELTKLQAKFPDDRLGAVIAFGSDVWKQLGHACVSPELKPFRTLGKGLAPATQRDMFIHIQSLRHDINFSLAQAALKAFGSSIEVVEEIHGFRWVEDRDLSGFIDGTENPQGEEIAEVTLINQGDDIGGSYVMVQRYEHDLKKWSRFSEHEQEKMIGRTKHDSVELDEDARNKTSHVSRVVIEEEGEELSVMRHSLPYGTASGKHGLFFIAYCATIHNIEQQLLSMFGETDGKYDDLLRMTKAVSGSYYYAPSIERLLSL, encoded by the coding sequence ATGTCTCATTCCCAAAGTGGTATTTTGAAGGAACATAGTCGTTTTGGTATTTTTATTGAAGCCATGGTGATCGGCTCGCTCGAAGAGGTGAAATCAGGGTGCAAGATTTTTGTTGATGAATTAACCAAACTACAAGCAAAATTCCCTGATGATCGTCTTGGTGCCGTGATTGCATTTGGTTCAGATGTTTGGAAGCAGCTAGGACACGCCTGCGTTTCACCAGAATTAAAGCCATTTCGTACGCTCGGCAAAGGGCTAGCGCCTGCGACTCAGCGCGATATGTTTATTCATATTCAATCATTACGCCATGACATTAACTTTTCTCTGGCACAAGCCGCGCTAAAAGCATTTGGTTCATCCATTGAAGTGGTTGAAGAAATTCATGGTTTCCGTTGGGTTGAAGATAGAGATTTAAGCGGTTTCATTGATGGTACAGAAAACCCTCAAGGCGAAGAAATTGCTGAAGTGACGTTGATTAATCAAGGCGATGACATTGGTGGTAGCTATGTTATGGTGCAGCGCTATGAGCATGATCTGAAAAAATGGTCTCGTTTCTCTGAGCATGAACAAGAGAAAATGATTGGTCGTACTAAACACGATAGCGTTGAATTAGACGAAGATGCACGTAATAAAACATCTCACGTTTCTCGCGTGGTGATTGAAGAAGAGGGTGAAGAGCTCTCTGTTATGCGCCATAGCCTGCCATACGGCACGGCAAGTGGTAAACACGGTTTATTCTTTATTGCCTACTGCGCAACCATCCATAATATTGAACAGCAATTACTGAGCATGTTTGGTGAAACTGATGGTAAATATGATGATCTGCTGCGTATGACGAAAGCCGTTTCTGGCAGTTATTACTACGCGCCATCAATTGAAAGATTATTATCCCTATAA
- a CDS encoding type II toxin-antitoxin system HicB family antitoxin, producing MLYPAFIEIDHDGSASGWFPDIEGCTFAGNNIEDAYTDAKSALDAHFELLSEKGFEIPEPKSQQEHLSCAKDEYQNGLWLFVDIDMDKYDGRAERINITLPHRLLHRIDTLVKANPEYGSRSGFIAAAARKELQKTDQ from the coding sequence ATGCTATACCCAGCCTTTATTGAAATTGATCATGATGGTAGTGCGAGTGGTTGGTTTCCAGATATTGAAGGTTGTACTTTTGCTGGCAACAATATTGAAGATGCTTACACTGATGCAAAATCGGCACTCGATGCCCACTTTGAACTATTAAGTGAAAAAGGGTTTGAAATTCCTGAACCAAAATCTCAGCAAGAGCATCTAAGTTGTGCAAAAGATGAATATCAAAATGGTCTTTGGTTATTCGTTGATATCGATATGGATAAATATGATGGTCGTGCAGAAAGAATTAATATTACGCTACCTCATCGCTTACTGCATCGTATTGATACGCTAGTTAAAGCCAACCCCGAGTATGGAAGCCGTAGTGGATTCATTGCTGCCGCAGCGCGTAAAGAACTCCAAAAAACCGATCAGTAA
- a CDS encoding RpoE-regulated lipoprotein codes for MSQNAFVTLFKVSLLGGAVMLSGCAGKSLLSPSTWFHSPLMISEAGVGAITSLTPMDRDVINNQLDDRYAVRGGMQLENGEMVSVFQAMKDLDVEVEVFGPEKGTVSRIVVNDPDMLTEWDTQIGTEFSDIYQKAYGSCSLGEAVDNVPTVLCVAPQSSKVVYKFSGKWQGPENLMPADEVLKTWKVSQIIWHK; via the coding sequence ATGTCCCAAAACGCATTCGTAACCCTATTTAAAGTTTCTCTACTCGGTGGTGCTGTGATGCTATCGGGCTGTGCTGGTAAAAGCCTATTGTCACCATCCACATGGTTTCATAGCCCTCTGATGATTTCAGAAGCGGGCGTGGGAGCAATCACAAGTTTGACCCCAATGGATCGTGATGTGATTAATAATCAACTTGATGACCGCTATGCAGTTCGTGGTGGTATGCAGCTTGAAAATGGTGAAATGGTTTCTGTGTTTCAAGCCATGAAAGATTTAGACGTTGAAGTCGAAGTCTTTGGCCCTGAAAAAGGCACCGTATCTCGTATTGTCGTGAATGATCCTGATATGCTCACTGAATGGGATACCCAAATTGGTACTGAGTTTAGCGACATTTACCAGAAGGCCTACGGCTCATGCTCCTTAGGGGAAGCGGTTGATAATGTACCGACGGTACTGTGTGTTGCACCGCAAAGCAGCAAAGTGGTTTATAAATTTAGCGGAAAATGGCAAGGACCCGAGAATTTAATGCCAGCGGATGAAGTGTTAAAAACATGGAAGGTGTCGCAAATTATTTGGCATAAATAA